One segment of Brassica napus cultivar Da-Ae chromosome C3, Da-Ae, whole genome shotgun sequence DNA contains the following:
- the LOC106411972 gene encoding probable voltage-gated potassium channel subunit beta, producing MGLAIRELDWRRSDIVVSTKIFWGGPGPNDKGFSRKHIIEGTKASLKRLDMDYVDVLYCHRPCQLQQFRQKKADKNTDHKKDPKGSTSQGNPPKNLVRSMSLNLTLVVSVTRQKLRLMWL from the exons ATGGGTCTGGCGATTCGCGAGCTGGACTGGCGGAGATCCGACATCGTGGTCTCCACCAAGATCTTCTGGGGTGGTCCTGGTCCTAACGATAAAGGTTTCTCGAGGAAACATATCATCGAAGGAACCAAAGCTTCTCTCAAAAGACTCGATATGGACTATGTAGATGTCCTCTATTGCCACAG ACCATGTCAG CTTCAACAGTTTCGTCAAAAGAAGGCTGACAAAAACACTGATCATAAAAAGGACCCCAAGGGCAGTACAAGCCAAGGAAATCCTCCAAAAAATCTGGTAAGAAGCATGAGCCTAAACCTGACACTGGTGGTGTCAGTGACGAGGCAGAAGCTCCGTCTGATGTGGCTGTAG